tgcaaatgaatgagaagaAGCCCACCTGGATCTGTCCCGTCTGTGACAAAAAAGCCACTTATGAGAGTTTGATTATTGATGGGTGAGATTTCTTTCACTATAACTGAAGTGGTGAAAAACACTAACcacattaaattgttttacattaattGAGAGGGTCATTTGCATTGAGTAAACTAGGTACTCTCTACTTGTCAGGCTCTTCATGGAAATACTCAATGACTGCACAGATGTTGATGAAATCAAATTTCAAGAGGATGGGACGTGGTGTCCAATGAGACCAAAGAAGGAGACGTTGAAAGTGTCATCTCCATGTATCCCAAAAATTGATTGTAAGGTTTATTGCCCTATAAAGGTGTGTGAGCACTAGGCTCTAACTGTTTTGTGTGTAGGATTGATGCAGTTGTAAAATTATTTGACATTTCAGGTGCTGTCCCAGTGCGACAAAATGCAGTGGTGCCACCCCCAGAAACCAGCAGCATAAAAAAAGGAGACGTAATCGACCTCACGCTAGAGAGCTCATCTGATGAAGAAGAGGACAGCGATCCTCCTCTGAAAAAACGCTGTGTCTACATGTCAAAGGCTGAGGAGATGCACAACACAGGGTTTGTGTTCTATAAAAATCAGACCAGACACCTGTGTACCTCTTCTTTAAGCCTTGCCTTTTcattaccatatttttaatgaaccctaaactgataaaataattaaatgaactaTGGTGATAGGAAACCCTGAAATATTAGCTAATACTACAAATGTATTATCCAGACTTCAATAGTCATTCATAAAAGCTCTTAAGAAAATTAATATAACACtgttgcaaaatgcaaaaattagcTTGAATTTATTagaacttatttatttttaaataattaggcATGGGCATTTATAGGTGAAAAGATGTTGGCATCCTGTAAGCGTTAGTAttgttacaatatatatacattggataaattacttaaaaagttttaaaatattggcTGTAGTGGAACCTCTTTCTCAATGTTGGTTTGTTTATTGGTTGTAATATTTTCCTGTTCCCTCTTTTAGGGTCCTCACTTATCAGCCATCAACAGTTCGGGtgccaaatgtccaggcgctagACACCTCATACCTAACGTCTTCAATAGCGGACTATACCGTTCCATTCCACCATTCTACCTTATCCACTATACCCACAGATATGCAAAGTATGTACTTTTCTAGTCTGCCATCCGATCAAGTATGCTTGACTTCATGATCAAGATTTAACACAAAAACCTATGTTTGTATCTTTCCTAAAGgtcttgatttattttctctgaTACAAGGAGATCCACAGGTATATTCTTTCAACGATTCATTCTCTCAAAGAAATATCAAGATTGCACGTATGTTACATATTAGCTTGCACAGCTGTTTACCAGTAGTTTTCtatgtttcttcagcagcatTACAGAGGCCCTATATTTTTAGACAACCTCTCCAGCAGCCTTCAGAGTGCCACCACCAGCAGCGGCCTGGTTTCCTCATCAGCTCCGTACGAGACGGCAACTCATAGCAGCAGCTCGAGCCACGAAACGGGTGTCATTACGGGAGGATCTTCAAGCCTATCAGACATTATTTCACTAGACTGAATCCTGGCACTTCTTTATTGGCCAGTCACCAAAACAGTTCACTCAAGTCAAGTCGGCTAAGTGAgaaatattttctacatttaacTATGGACCTCAAGTTTCATGTTTCGACAAGGACCCAGAAGGACTTCTATGAAGATCTCTAAATGTTGTGGCTGGGTCAGCAACAGTgctgttttaaaaagcaaaccCGAATCAATCATTTCTCCCTTTGAATTGGGGAAACTGACAGATACACAGCGACTCCCATCCGTTAGCTATTTCAGTGGAGGAGCAGAATTAAACAAATGGCATAAATGATTGGACTAGAAAACTCAGATGAGTCTAATAATGTCTACATTGTGTGTCTTGCATTGGCGGTTCTGCAGTTGAAACGGCAGCAGATTTTCAGCGGCAGCTCAGTTTATGTTGTCTCTTCGATATCAGCAgtgcaattattttttgttacaaaacttCAGTTGCAgcaataaaaactgtatgttgTATATTGTAAACTGTTTACTTGTCTAATATCAAGGCAGAACACTTTTttggtcatttgctcaagagCCATTAGATTCCCTTTTACTGATGTGGTAAACTCATTTTCCATTATTCTATAAGGTGTTTTTGCTATCTCAACACACCTTAACATGTTCAcctcgagaaaaaaaaattatatgactGTTGGTAAAACGAGGAGAAATTTGTATAATTTCGTGGTTGGTTCTTGGTCAGTTAACTGCCTACAGGAGTAATTAAAATCAAGCCATTTTGCAAGTTTTGATATAGGATGAGGATCTTGTTTTCTTCAggaaatctgtttttattgctAATGGTTATTAACTTAGGGTTTAAACGGGTCTCATTTTCTTACTGGATTATGAGCCATTCAACAAACTGTCATTTTGAAGAAGTCtgaggctgtttttttttaattttttagacGTCCCCCCTTGTTGCATGTGTCTACTACTTTGAGttgaatgtgtaaaaaaaaaacacaaacaaagatgtGCTGTAAATGTTGATACAGTGCTTTTATTGTCCCTCCCAGTCAGGGTTGAGGTTTTGAATTGACATAGCTCTCCATTGATAATGGCACATGTAATGTTGTTGAGAATCTTGAATACTTTGCCAAAAGGTGGGCACAGTTCATGATGATACATATACATTCTAAGACATGTAAACCAATACACATTACACAGTGATTAGAGCAATATTTCATATCCAtctggaaaaatatatttttaaagttgaatTATTAAGTCCAGATTACTGTGCTGTATTGGCTTTTACTTTGTGTTTGCACATCCACACAGGTTTAATGTGCTCAGGTTTTATTTGCTGCCAAATTGTGCAGCtttgaatgtttaaattaagCTTGGTTGATTTTCTGTGTAAATGTTATGCCATACATTTTAGAGTCATCATGTTAACGTTGTAAGATTATAAGCTTCAATGTACAATCCAGAGCAATTTATAGTTTGTCCAGGAAGTTGTCCAGTGCTGGGATACCCTCCTTCAGACCTTTGCGTTTACGGGTATCGGCCACAATTTGGCTAGGTTTGCTGTTTACATCATATGGATCACCTGGCAAGATCTGCCAGTggtcaaacacacactgagGGAAGGCCTGTCCGCCAGTGTTAGATCTCAGGTCTGCTGTGAAACCTGTGCAGAAACAAACTCAAGCTGGTTATAGGCACCAAAGTCAGCAAGgacttgtatttttaaatgaacatccACAATATGTTAATATAGGAATGTATAACATTTGGCATCGCCTTTTATTCCactgcaataaatatttatttttcgaatataaaaatgatacaaaactGGAATATTAACtcaccaaatgattcatttacagGTAGGTATGCCTTCACAACAAATATAGGTGTCCCAGCCACTTGGGACTCCTCAAACACATGGCCTCTTTTTCTGTTCAGCACACCATAGATGCCACCAACCACCTGCTCCGGGCACTGAAcgagaaaagaaagaatattaACGTCATCAAGATTACACTTGTTTTTCTGTTCCAGCAATCCACAATGTGTACCTGAATCTCGACCAGGTAAATGGGCTCCATGAGTCTTGGCTGTGCAGTAAGCACAGAAGCGTATAGAACTCTGCGGGCTGTGGGAATGATCTGACCGCCACCTCTATGAATGGCATCAGCATGAAGAGTCACATCATGAATGTCAAATCGGACCGACCGCATGTTCTCTTCACAGAGCGCACCCTGGTAAAGTAAGGCAAAATAGTATCTTAATTACCGTGTAGGAAAGGCAAAGCATAAATCCTTAACCTGTCTTTACTTACTTCTTTGGTTGCCCACTGAAAACCAGCCACTACGCTGTCCTTTATCTCATTCAGGTACTGAACTCCCTTTGTGATATCCACAAGGATGTTGGGCCCTGTACCATCTGGTCCAAAGCACCAAATCTTACGGGCCTCTGCGACTTCCCACTCATATTTCTCAGCCAGGTAGCGAGCTCTCTGTTTAAGCTCCTGCCGGGCGGTTACATCACCTTTATCGATGTCCTCGGCCAGGCCATCTGGGAAAGGCCGAGATTTCATGTACAGACGATTGTGCTTGTTGGGAGACTTAGACAAGCAAACCTGGTCTGATTCATCACTGACGGTTTCACGATATGACACAACTGGGTCTGATTTCTGCAAAAAATGGCCTTAAGCTGTTAGTgggaaaacattaaaaatatatgtaaccTTGTCAGTATTATAACCCAAGCACTACCTTCAATGGGATGCATGCATGATCTTCCTCTAGGTCTTTTAGGCAAATCTCCAGATGAAGCTCACCAGCACCTGCCACAATGTGCTCACCAGACTCTTCAATGATACACTAGAAGAAGAAACTACTGTTTGTTTTGGGAAATTTTTTATGCCATCCTATTACCTTGCTAAGATAATCACCTGAACCATAGGATCCGACTTGGCCAGACGTTTAAGTCCCTCCACCAGCTTTGGTAGATCAGCTGGGTTCTTTGCCTCCACAGCAACTCTCACCACAGGACTAACGCTGAACTTCATAACACGCATGTTGTGAGCATTTTCAAAAGTGGTAATGGTGCCAGTCTTCACCAGGAACTGATCGACCCCGACCAAACCAACAATGTTCCCACATGGCACATCTTCAATGGGTTCTACATAGCGACCCATCATCAAGATAGTTCTGAGGAGGACATAGCATGATCAACATGTTAATGAGGGTAATGATCATCAAATCAGTTAAGGATGTACATGTAATTGGCAGCAGCAAACCTTTGGATTGGCTTTAAGTACAAGTCTTCCTTTTTTCCTGGTGTGAAGTTTGGGCCCATGATGCGCACCTTCTGCCCTGTAGAAACGACACCAGAGAAAACACGACCAAAAGCATAGAATCTACCCTTGTCGGTGGTTGGCACCATCTTAGAGATGTACATCATGAGAGGAGCTTTAGGATCACAGTTCTTTATACCTGGAAAGTCAAAGGTGGAAGGTCAAAAAGCTGGCAAAAAGACAACTCCCTGAAGTGTTGAATGACTCGCAATGTTGTGACTCACCCATGGCTGCCTCATCATCTCCAGGACCCTCGTAAAGCAATTCACAGCGGTACCTTTGGGCAGTGACAGGAGAAGGAAGATGGATGGTGATCATCTGGAGCAAAGCATCACCTGCTGGCAACCAGCGGCGCATCACAGCCTAGACGCATTGAAACAACCATGTGTCAGCAACGACAACAGAAGAATTCTGCGGATTCTCAAAAGTTTAGTTCTTCAATTATACCTTAAGTAGAGGTTTTCCTTCCTTTTCTTTGTCTTCTGCATCAAGCTTTACTTCGAGCTTATCAATCAGTTTCTGGGTCTCTTCTTTTTTGAAATTCATAATGGCATCAAAAACCTGTGGAAAGAGTTTAAATAAGAGAGGGATTGTAAGTGAGTCATGGTGGAGAAAGATGAGTGTGTTCGATTTAAACACAAACCTTAAAGATGGGATCCAAGACAAGCTGGCAGAAGGTACGAGGAAGCTTCTTTCCATCTGCATTGGTTGCTGATTTGCTGAATTTTCCACAGGAGGGATCAAAGTACCTGAAAAAGATTTGAGTTAaagaatattttctatatacacacaatttacTGGAAATCACTTCAGTACTCCAGTGTCTCCTTTATGACAAGTAAGATACTTACTTATCTCCCCAAAGCTTTTTCATCATCTCCTCCACTTTCTTAGCCCGTTCTGCTGGAGGAAGGTCTGCTTTTTTCTTATCTCCCTTAGCAGCAAACTTGGCCACATACATCTCAGCAAACTGCTTCAGAGTAAAAGCCCAGCCATGGAGGCCTGATCCAAATCCCACAGTCCCAACCACAGGATCCACCTAAGGTTACCCCCAAATCAGTAAgcaaaatacagataaaaacaAACGTTTTACTCATAAAGTTGACTCAACTGCTACTGACCATAATGTTTCCCATTGGTCCATGCTCTCCTTCTCCGTAAGTTGAGATGATGACATTAACATTTTCCACAATCCTTTGGAAGGTTTGGAAAAGCTCATCGGTTTCCAGCTGCAACTCAAGGAGGGCACGGTCCATCTTGTTCATCATCAAGACAGGCTTGATGCGCTCTGCAATGGCTTGTCTCAACACAGTCTCAGTCTGCACACATACACCTGTGGAACAGTTcagttattttactatttaaacacAACCAGACATCAAAATCCTCACCATAAGGTGATGAAACCATTTGTGTggtgaatgtttttgttgaatgtttttACTGCGTTTTAGAGGTCTGCCTTAATTTTGCCTTACCTGAAACACAGTCTACCACTACAAGGGCACCATCTGTAACTCTCAGAGCTGCTGTCACCTCAGAAGAGAAGTCAACATGTCCAGGTGAGTCGATCAGGTTGATCAGGAAGCCAGAACCATCCTTACACTGTTTAATGAAGGCCGAGTCATTCTCACTGAGCTCATAATATAGAGAGATGGCCCTGTGAGGGATGCATATATGTAGAGGGTTTCAATGTTTGTCAGATATGTCATCTTGGTGTTTTCTGGGTAAATGCACATTGGAGCAAGTTGTTCAAATGTCCATATAtcaataactgtaaaatattacatcaaCAGTTCACAAATGTGTGTTGACTCTACTAATGGTTTTGTATGTTCATTTTACATCACAACTCTGCTAAGAAGCctataatatatactgtttgaTGGTGTATCCCACTGTACCATACacttttcaacaaaatatttatttttcagaatgaaTACTTTGGGAGGACATATTACTAactaaatcaatttaaaaatattagcatatgCTTTCTCGTGTGGCGCTGAACACTAGAGGAGTGGCGAAATTcgcacttttaaaatataaatacctACGTTGACTTAATGGTGATACATCTCTCCTGTTCGTCTTTTCTGGTGTCAGTAAATCGGGTCTCTCCTGCACGTGCAGAAGCAATAATACCGGCTTTGCACACCAAGGAATCAGTGAGAGTAGATTTCCCATGGTCCACATGGGCGATCACAGACATGTTCCTGATATTGGACTTTTTGTCCATGATCTCCCGAATCTGGTCTACCGTGAAGTTCACCTGAGGGACAAAGACAAGTTTATCAAGTGTTGATTGTGGAGTAAATATgattgagtgtttgtgtgtgggagACAATATGGGatgtcaaaacaaatgaatgccTCTGGCTCGATGGTAACCTACAAAAGGCAAATATGACAGTCTCATACATTTGATTCCTCAACAGAagctaaatattgtttttgtgtttttttttttaaataaattcacagtaaaaaaaaaaaaatgaaagctaacttttaatatgtaatttttttaaaatacattgtgaTTTTGGTAGCCAAACTGTTTGTACAATGTAATTTTATGTCATTgaaatatatgataataatatacCCATCTATTTGAGGaattctaatgattttttaactgtaaaatatgctaataaaacaaaaggttttgCAATGTAAGTCCACATGATAATCTATGGCCAATAATAAAGAGCATAGAAACAAATGCCCTATTTACatgtcacaaaaaaattataccgTAACCATACATATTGCAACGAAATAATTATTccaaattattctaattataataaatattacaattataactaaaatattaaaaagtaataatatttccgGTAAAATAGCCTAAAATCCAAACAAGCGTAAAGAATGTCTCTTTACCCATAAATTAAAAGGCACTtcattctttttacattttccttttattttgttttaaaatacagatttattttcattcctgtttttaattgtaCCAGGTTAAGCAACCTGATCTTCTCACGCTTTAAATAATCTGACGCTTCCTAACGGGGAATACTGCTCTCTAAATCTTTGATAATGTTTCTGAGGGTGCGCTGAAGTAGGCTACAGCCTGTACTATGAGTGCGCATTTTCTGGGGAGCCGCTGTGTGCTGCAGCAGTCTC
This genomic interval from Puntigrus tetrazona isolate hp1 chromosome 5, ASM1883169v1, whole genome shotgun sequence contains the following:
- the eef2l2 gene encoding elongation factor 2 is translated as MVNFTVDQIREIMDKKSNIRNMSVIAHVDHGKSTLTDSLVCKAGIIASARAGETRFTDTRKDEQERCITIKSTAISLYYELSENDSAFIKQCKDGSGFLINLIDSPGHVDFSSEVTAALRVTDGALVVVDCVSGVCVQTETVLRQAIAERIKPVLMMNKMDRALLELQLETDELFQTFQRIVENVNVIISTYGEGEHGPMGNIMVDPVVGTVGFGSGLHGWAFTLKQFAEMYVAKFAAKGDKKKADLPPAERAKKVEEMMKKLWGDKYFDPSCGKFSKSATNADGKKLPRTFCQLVLDPIFKVFDAIMNFKKEETQKLIDKLEVKLDAEDKEKEGKPLLKAVMRRWLPAGDALLQMITIHLPSPVTAQRYRCELLYEGPGDDEAAMGIKNCDPKAPLMMYISKMVPTTDKGRFYAFGRVFSGVVSTGQKVRIMGPNFTPGKKEDLYLKPIQRTILMMGRYVEPIEDVPCGNIVGLVGVDQFLVKTGTITTFENAHNMRVMKFSVSPVVRVAVEAKNPADLPKLVEGLKRLAKSDPMVQCIIEESGEHIVAGAGELHLEICLKDLEEDHACIPLKKSDPVVSYRETVSDESDQVCLSKSPNKHNRLYMKSRPFPDGLAEDIDKGDVTARQELKQRARYLAEKYEWEVAEARKIWCFGPDGTGPNILVDITKGVQYLNEIKDSVVAGFQWATKEGALCEENMRSVRFDIHDVTLHADAIHRGGGQIIPTARRVLYASVLTAQPRLMEPIYLVEIQCPEQVVGGIYGVLNRKRGHVFEESQVAGTPIFVVKAYLPVNESFGFTADLRSNTGGQAFPQCVFDHWQILPGDPYDVNSKPSQIVADTRKRKGLKEGIPALDNFLDKL